CGATAAGATCTTCCTTGTTGACATTTTCGGGGAAGGAGACACTTAAAATCATACTGAGATAATTACAGAGAACGGATTGGTTCAGATCTGCCACGTCACCGTTCAGCTTGAAAATCGCGCCGGTAATGGAGGCAATAATTCCAGGCCTGTCCTTTGACATTACCGATATAATCATTTGTTTTTTCATTAGAAGTATGATGAGTTCTATTGTTTTTCTCGGTCCTGCATTTTTAAAGTTCAGGATTGATGTATTATGAATTCAAGATTCCGGTATGACGGAGTCAGCCATTATTGCATTGATTCCTGATTTGATCAAGACCTGAATATGATACCTTTGAAAAATACAAAAAGTTTTTTTCAGACGAAAGAAGGAAAAATAGGATATTTTGACGGTTTTTCGGTTAATTTATTTTCGCCTGAATCCTGCAATTGGCAATCTTGCCAAAGATACGAGGCACCGAAGTGCAGGATTCAGGTTCCATTCTTGCTTTTTTGTTTTTACAGAGGTTATTATCCGCAAATATTTACTGTGATGGACTCGTAAAAACTCCGATCTACTGCGTTGTGGGGTGATCGTGTAATGCTCGACGTACTCTATGTACGCCTGCGCTTACACGACACCGCCACGCCTTGTATATCGAAGTTTTTCCAGAGTCCATCTGAGAACGTTGAACGACTTTTTACGAGATCATCTACTGTAACGTGTTGCCAAATTGATGGGAATCGTTTTCGAACGAATTGTAATCCGGGGTAGAATGAAAAAAAAGATATTTATTGAGCAGCTGAAACAGGGAGATCGGATTGATGATCTCTTCCTTGTCAAGTCGGCACGCCTCGCAGAGACGAAGGCGGGGAAGCCGTATCTCATCCTGGCTGTAATGGACAGAAGTGGTGAGGTCAGTGGTCCTGTGTGGGAAAATGCTCTTGAAATGCAGAAAATATGCCAGCCCGGAATTATAATAAAAATTTCCGGTGTGATACAGTCGTACCGGGATGCACTTCAGCTGAAAGTTGAGCGGGTTCAGTCTGTACCCCGTGGGGAAGTGGATCTAGGGGAATTCCTCCCGGTTTCACCCAGGAACAGGAAGGAAATGGCGGATGAGCTGTCTTCACTTATCAGGACCATCAGTAACCCGTACCTTAAAAAACTTCTGGGTCGCTTTTTCGGCAGGGAAGATGATCTGCTGATTTTTCGTGATGCCCCCGCAGCAAAAGGAATTCACCATGCCTATATCGGTGGCCTGCTCGAACACTCTCTTTCCATGGCCAGACTCTGTCATCTCCTGGCGGATCATTACGATGGTGTGAACCGTTCCCTTCTCCTTACCGGAGCTCTGCTCCATGATATCGGCAAATTGAAGGAACTTCAGGCAAATGATGGTGTGGTGGAGTATACTGTGCCAGGCAGGCTGAAGGGGCATCTTGTTATCGGTTGCGAACTGGTGGGAAGAACGGCAGAACGCATAAAGAATTTTCCGGGAGACCTGCTTGTACAGTTGCAGCATCTGATTCTCAGCCACCATGGTCGGCAGGAATTCGGTTCTCCTGTTGTGCCGATGACTGTTGAGGCTATGATACTCAGTTTTGTTGATGATCTTGACGCGAAGATGAACCTGATAGAACAGTTGCGTCGGAAGATGAACAGCGAAGATATGGAATGGACTGAATATCAGAGAACTCTCGAGAGGTATCTCTACCTTGGAGGTTTCAAGGAAAAAACTGAGCAGACAGACACGAAGAAAAAGGATGTCAATCGTCGTCAACCGTCTCTTTTTCCTGGACCGGAACCAGATTGACAGGATACAAGATTAATGAATCGCTCCATACTCTGTTATACTCAGCTTCTGGGCCAGGAAAAGGCAAAAAAGATGGTCCGCCGTTCTCTTGCTGGAGGCCGGATTCCCCATGCTTATATATTTCGGGGGCCGGATGGAATCGGGAGAAAACTCTTTGCCCGGGGATTGGCTGCGGCCCTGAACTGCCGAACAGGAGAAGCTTCAACAGCCTGTGGGGAATGTGCCTCGTGCAGAAAATATCTCTCGGCAAATCATCCTGATTTCCTGGTTGTGAGTCCTGAAAAAAACGGCATCAGCATTGGCAGGGTCCGGGAATTGAGCCGGGAACTGACCTATCCGCCATACGAGGCCGCCAGACGTGTGGTTGTCCTGGAAGATGTCCATCTGATGCGCAGGGAGGCGGCAAACAGTCTTCTGAAAACTCTGGAAGAACCGCCGGAAAACAACCTGTTGATTTTGACCGCCGAATCTTCCAGGGAGATTCTGCCTACCCTGATATCCCGTTGTCAGGTGGTTCCGTTTTTTCGCCTGTCAGAGGGAGAGACTCGCTTGATTCTTGAACAGTTTGGAATCAGTGGTGACGAGAGTTATCTCTACGCCAGGTTTGCAGAGGGGAGTCCTGGGAAGGCGCTTATGCTGAAACAGACAAAGCTGATTGAGCTCTGGCGGGAGATCATCGGGCATTTGTCGCATCAACCCAGGGAAACAGGGATGGATCTTGACGTGACCC
The DNA window shown above is from Desulfomarina profundi and carries:
- a CDS encoding 3'-5' exoribonuclease YhaM family protein → MKKKIFIEQLKQGDRIDDLFLVKSARLAETKAGKPYLILAVMDRSGEVSGPVWENALEMQKICQPGIIIKISGVIQSYRDALQLKVERVQSVPRGEVDLGEFLPVSPRNRKEMADELSSLIRTISNPYLKKLLGRFFGREDDLLIFRDAPAAKGIHHAYIGGLLEHSLSMARLCHLLADHYDGVNRSLLLTGALLHDIGKLKELQANDGVVEYTVPGRLKGHLVIGCELVGRTAERIKNFPGDLLVQLQHLILSHHGRQEFGSPVVPMTVEAMILSFVDDLDAKMNLIEQLRRKMNSEDMEWTEYQRTLERYLYLGGFKEKTEQTDTKKKDVNRRQPSLFPGPEPD
- the holB gene encoding DNA polymerase III subunit delta', with the translated sequence MNRSILCYTQLLGQEKAKKMVRRSLAGGRIPHAYIFRGPDGIGRKLFARGLAAALNCRTGEASTACGECASCRKYLSANHPDFLVVSPEKNGISIGRVRELSRELTYPPYEAARRVVVLEDVHLMRREAANSLLKTLEEPPENNLLILTAESSREILPTLISRCQVVPFFRLSEGETRLILEQFGISGDESYLYARFAEGSPGKALMLKQTKLIELWREIIGHLSHQPRETGMDLDVTLDLAEKMAALKDDLGELLIFLKMWLRDMLVRGQNTSLAGKGLGESLGNGQRVSKSWSSELVFAKLQAIEMAEKALARNCNRLLVCEIVLFRLLESGKTGVTLMPYS